The sequence GGCCGAGGCAGGCGTGCGGACCGGCGCTCCACGCCAGGTGGGCGCGCGAGCTGTAGATCGAGTCGGGCCCGCCGCCCGCCGCGAAGGCCGGGTCCTGGTGCGCGGCGGCGGGTGAGACCATGACCGGGTCGCCCGCCGCGATCTGGAACCGGCCGAGGCGCACGTCGGTCTTGGCCCACCGGAACGCCAGGTTCGCCATCGGCGGGTTGGCGGCCGCGGCCCGGTTGATCGCCTCCTGCAGCATCCCGGCCGAGAGGCTGTCGCGGGCGCCGGTCTCGCCGACGAGCACCTCGGTGACGGTGTTGCTGATCAGCGTTCCGGTCACGTCGCCGACGAGGCCGGTCATCATCGCCATCTCGGCGGTCAGCTCCTCGGCGGTCAGGTCGGGCACGGCGGCGAGCATGAAGGACGGCAGGTCCTCGCCGGGGGCCGCGACCCGCGCCGCGCACAGGTCCGCGACTCGTGCGATCAGCCGGGCGGACGCCTCCTGGGCGTCCGGGCCCGCGTCCATCACCCGCCACAGGTCGCTGATCAGCTCGTCGCCGTCGTCGGCCCCGGAACCGAGCAGCCGGCCGATCACCATCAACGGCAGCGGCCGCGCGTACTGCGCCGACAGGTCCGCCGACCCGGACCGGCCGCCGCCCTCGCAGATCACGGTGAGCAGGTCGTCGGCGTACCGCCGGACGGCCTGCTCCAGCGCCTTCGCCTCCGGTCGGCTCCGGTCCTGGAACGGCCGCAGGCCCTCGCTCCAGGCGCCGCGCAGCCGGGTGGAGTCGGCGCCGTCGCGGAACCCGCTGTTCTCCGACTCGACCACCGGCAGCATCGGCCAGTCGGCCGGGACCTCGCCCTCCCGGTACGCGCGCCAGGTGCCGACCCTCCGGCTCCAGTTCCCGCGCGCGTCGCGCAGGATGTCGAGCGTCTGGGCGTAGCCGATGACGAGCCAGGCCGGCACCCCGAGGACGTCCACCGGCGCGACGGGGCCGTACTCGGCCCGCAGCCGCTCGTAGAACGCCGCGGGACGGGTCTCGTGGTCGCGGTTCAGCAGCGGCTGGACGGCGAGCGCCTCCAGCGGCAGATGGGCGGGGACGGGCTCGGCCTGCGGCGTCTGGGGCTCCACGTGCACAAACCCTAGGAGAGAACGTTTGCCGACGGCCGGTTTATGCTGGAATCTCCCACGGCGATCTTTCGGCGTGCACGAGCCCGCCATCGCGGGTTGTGTGACGCTAGGGGTGCCCATACACGAGCTGGAGGTCCGCATGGCCGACTCCGCAGGAGCGCCCGAAGACGGCGAGGACGAGGTGAAGCGCAGGTTCCGGGAGGCCCTGGAGCGCAAGCGCGGCGCGGAGGGAAAGAACGGAGGCGCCGGCGGCCGGAGCGGCTCGAAGGTGCGCGGCACCCACGAGCGCGCCGACCACCAGCGGCAGTTCCGCCGCAAGAGCGGCTGACCGGGCCGCACCGGTAGGCAGACCCCCGCGCGGAATGGCGCGGGGGTCGCTCCGTTCCTCCTGCGCCGCCCCACGGCGATCGCGAGCGGCGCCCAGGTCCGGCCGCCGGCCGGATCAGCCCTGGTAGAGCTTCTTGCTGTAGTTCGCCTCGCTGTAGTACTCCCGGAGTTCCTCCACGCTCTCCTCGGTGTACTGGACGTCCTTGACGATCCGGGCGTGCGGCGGCAGAGCCTCCGGATTCCACGACTCCGGCTTCCACAGTTTCGAGCGCATGAGCGCCTTCGCGCAGTGGAAGAAGATCTGCTCGATGTCCACGACGAGCGCGAGGGCCGGCCGGTGCCCCTTGACGACCATCTCGTCGAAGAACGGGGCGTCCCGGACCAGCGTGGCCCGGCCGTTGATCCGCAGCGTCTCGGTGCGCCCCGGCACGAGGAAGATCAGGCCGACGTGCGGGTTGCTCAGCACGTTCATGAACCCGTCCACGCGGCGGTTGCCGGGACGGTCCGGGACGGCGATCGTCGTGCCGTCGATGACGTGCACGAACCCCGGAGGGTCGCCCTTGGGGGAGACGTCGCAGTTTCCGGCGGCGTCACTGGTGGCGATCAGGCAGAACGGGGACCGGGCGAGCCACTCGCGGTCCCAGTCGTGCAGCGCGACCCGCTCCTTGTCGATCGCCCGCCGCATCGGCGTGCCGAGAAGCTCGCGCAGCTCCGCCGGAGAGGTGATCGCAGTGAACTCGGGGGCGACCGTCATCGCCGCTCCTTCCGCCGGGGAGAATCCGAAGATCAGCGTAACCCGGGCTGTTCCGGGCGCCCGGCGGCAGGGTCGTCCCTACCGGCGGCCGTGTCGCGGCCCACTCGTCCGGGGCCGCGACACGGTCGACCGGCCGCCGCTCCGGGCGCCGGGCCGAGGGCCGCGGCGCCCGCGGGAAGGGGCGGCGTTTCTCAGTGGGAGTACTCCGCACGGGTTCGCCATGCAGACTCGGGGGCGCACCGAAACTCATCGCCCGCGCCGGACCCGATCGCCCGTGCGCGTCAGCGCCGCGCGGCGTAGCGGCGGACGCCGCCCTCCTCGTGGGCGTCCAGGACGCCCCGGTCGGCGAGGACGTCCAGGTGCGCCTCGATCTCCAGCACGGCCAGCATCCGGCTGAACGCGTCCAGGTCGTCGAGGCTGCGCCTGCGGCGCGTCCACGGCATCGCGCCCGCCACCTCGAACGCCGTGCCGCGCCCGGCGCGGACCTGCGCGGCGGCGGCGTCCAGCCGCTCGGCGTGGTGCTCCAGCAGCTCGTCGATCCGGATGTGCACGCTCGGCCGCACGGGACCGTGCGCGGGCAGCAGCACGGTGTCCGGCATGTCGCGGACCAGCCGCAGCGACTCCAGGTAGCTGCGCAGCGGCTTGGGCTCAGGCTCGGTCTCCAGACCGATGGACGGCGAGATGTGCGGGAGGATGTGGTCGCCCGCGAACAGCAGCCCGGCCGCCGCGTCGCGCAGGACGATGTGGCCGCGGGTGTGCCCCGGTGTGGCGAACACGTCCAGGCCGCGTTCCGTGAGGGCGACGCGCTCCCCGTCGTCCAGCCACGCGTCCGGCATCGTGTGCGGCACGTCCTGCTCGGAACGCTCCACGGGCCGGCCCGCGATCTCGTCGGCCACCTCGTCCGCGCCGCACCGGCGCAGCAGTTCCACCTGCCGGGGGTGCAGCCCCCGGCGAACGTCGAACGCCTCGATCGACGGCCGCTCGCCCCGCCCGATCCGCACTCGCGTCCCGAACGAGTCGCGCAGCGCCAGGGCCTGCGAGTAGTGGTCCCAGTGGGCGTGGGTGACGAGGAACTGCGCCACGTCGTCCAGCCGGTGGCCGAGGGTGGCGAGCGCGCCTTCGAGCGAGGCCTTCGTGTCGGGCATGGCCCAGCCGGAGTCAACGACGACGAGGCCTTCGGCGTCCTCGATGACGTACACGTTGACGGCGTGCAGCGACGGGATCGGCAGCGCGAGGGGGACCCGGTGCACCCCCGGCGCCACCGGATGAGCGCCCGGCTCGGTCCAGTCAGTCGGCTGCTCCACGACCGGTGCCCCCACCGCGCCCCCTTGATTGTCGAATCACGTTCGGGACGAACCTACTTCATCCCGGACATCCCCTTTATCCCCGCCCCGCCCCGGTCGAGGGTCGACCAGGGTCGCGGGCGGCGGCGCGGCGGGCTTCGGCGGCGGCCTTGCGGGCCTCGCGCACGGCCTCCTCCGCGCGGGCGCGGTTCTGCTCGGCGCGGTCCGCTCTCCGGGACGCGGCGTCCCGCTCGGCGATCGCCCGTTCCAGTTCGTGCCGGAGCTGCCCCACCTTGGCGGACACTTCCTGCATCTCGCGTTGGGCCGCGTCGGCGCGCTCCTCGCGTTCGGCCAGTTTGTCCTCTGCCTGCTCGGCGCGCCTGCGCAGCGTCTCCGCCCGCTTGGCGCGGGCGGCGCTGGTGCGCGTGACGTTCGATCTCGCCGGCTCCGCCTTCCTCTCAGGCGGTTGCTCCTGCTCGGCGGGCTTCTCCTCGGCCTTCGGCCTCGCGCGTTCTTCCCGGTCCGCGGGCGCCGTCGCGAACCCGGCGGGGACGAAGCCGGAATGGCTGCGGGGCTGCGACAGCCGTCCTTCGCGGACCTCCTCGGCGACGCCGGCGTCCACCGTGGCGGCCTGGAGGGTGTCCTCCACCTCGCGGACGGCCTGCTCGCGCAGCGCGCCGCCCGCGTCCGCGGCGAGTTCGCCGGCGGTCCGCACGAGCGACCCGACGAGCCTGGCGCGGCGCTGCTCCAGGTCCCCGAGGCCGCGGCCCGAGCCCCAGGCCGCCCGCATCTCCTCCCCGGCGTCCAGCAGCCCGGCGAGGTCGTCCGCGGCCGAGCGCGCCAGGAGGTTCACCGCCCACGCCGAGAGCGTGGGGCGCCGCAGCGCCCCGATCCGCTTCGCGAGCGCGGCGTCGCCCGCCCTCCTGGCCTCCTGGGCCAGGCGCTTCCGGGTCTCCACGAAGTCGGCGGGCAGGACGCCGTACAGGTCGTCGGCCGCACTGGAGAAGTCCACGTCCGATCTCTACCCGCACCGGAAGCGCGTGCATCGGGGTGGACGGGGGTGGTCATGGCTGTCATACTCGTCCGCGAATACTCGTTCACGAGGAGGCCGAGATGGCCAAGCGGCGCAAAGTGAGCAACCTGTTGGGGCTCGCCGTGTTGTCGACCGTCTCCGCCAAGCCGATGCATCCGTACGAGATGGCGTCGCTGATGCGTGCCCGCGGCAAGGACCGCGACATGGACATCAAGTGGGGCTCGCTCTACACCGTGGTCGGCAACCTGGAGAAGCACGGGTTCCTGGCCGTCGAGGGAAGCGCCCGGGACGGGGCTCGGCCCGAGCGCACCGTCTACGGCATCACCGACGCGGGACGGGACGAGCTGGCCGACTGGGTCCGGGAGCTGGTCGGGGTGCCCGAGCGGGAGCGGCCGCGGTTCGAGGCGGGGCTCTCGGTCCTCGGCGCGCTCGGCCCCGACGAGGTGGCGGCGCTGCTGCGCGGCCGCCTCGACGCGATGGAGCGGGAGATCGCCGCCGACCGGGCCGCGCTGGAGGCCGAGACGGAGGTGCCGCGCCTCTTCCTGCTGGAGGCCGAGTACGACCTCGCCATGCGGCGCGCCGAGTTCGCATGGGTGCGCGGCCTCCTCGCCGAGATCGAGGACGGCACGCTGCCGCACCTCGACCTGTGGCGCTCCTTCCACGCGACCGGCGAGATGCCGCCCGAGATCGCCGAGCTGGCGGAGAGGGGAGCCCCGGAGGACTAGCGAGCGGAAGGCCCGGCGGCGGTGCTGCAACACCGCCCCCGGGCCGGGACCCACCACCGAGAACCCGCGCGAGGCGGGCCCTGGCGGCGTGACGCGACACCAGCCTATCCGGGGCCCTTCGTGCGGCACGTTTCCTGGCACGGAGGAGAACATGGCGCATGCCATCGAGGCCGAGGGCCTCGTGAAGAACTACCCCGGCGACGTCCGGGCCCTGGACGGCCTGTCGGTCACGATCGGCCGGGGCGAGATCCTCGGGCTGCTCGGCCCCAACGGGGCGGGCAAGTCCACCACCGTCAAGATCCTCACCACGCTGATCCGGCCGGACGCGGGCGCCGCGACCGTGGCCGGGCACGACGTGCTCCGCAGGCCCGACCGGGTCCGCCGCGTCATCGGCGTGGTGTCGCAGCGGTCCGGCGCCGACCCCGAGGCGAGCGGCCGCGACAACCTCGTCCTGCAAGGCCGCCTCTACGGGATGGGCGGGGCGCGGGTGCGGAGCCGGGCCGCCGAGCTGCTCGCCCGGTTCGGGCTGGAGGACGCGGCGGGCAGGCCGGTGAAGACCTACTCCGGCGGGATGCGGCGGCGGCTCGACGTCGCGCTCGGCCTCGTCCACCGGCCGCAGGTGCTGTTCCTGGACGAGCCCACCACCGGGCTCGACCCGGAGGCCCGCGCGTCGATGTGGGCCGAGATCGCGCGGCTGGCGGGCGACGACGCGCTCGCGATCCTGCTGACCACCCACTACCTGGAGGAGGCCGACCGGCTCGCGCGGCGGCTGGCGATCGTCGACCGGGGACGCGTCGTGGTGGAGGGCACCCCCGACTCCCTCAAGGGGGAACTGCGCGGCGACGCCGTCCACGTGGAATGGCGGGAGGCGCCGCCCGAGCCGCCGGTGCGGGAGGCGCTCGGCCGGCTGCCCGGCGTGCGCGAGATCGTCCTGGACGGGCCGCGCCTCAGCGCCCGCGCCGACGACGGCGCGTCGGCCGTGCCCGCCGTCCTCGCCGCCCTCGACCAGGCGGGCGTCCCCGCCTCGGCGGCGACCGTCGCGCGGCCGTCCCTGGACGATGTGTACCTGCGCTACGCCGGACGCCGGTTCGCGCGGGCCGACGCCCCCGACCACGCCGAGACCGCCGCCGCCGGAGGTGCCCGATGACCGCGCTCGCGACCGGGACCTGGTGGATGACCCACCGGCGGCTGACCGCGCTGCTGCGCAACCCCGCCGTCGTCGTCATGACGCTGGCGCAGCCGATGATCTGGCTGTTCCTGTTCGGCGAGCTGTTCAGGAAGGTGGTCGAGCTGCCGGGGTTCGGCGCGCAGTCCTACCTCGACTACATCGTCCCCGGCGTGGTCGTCATGAACGCGGTGTCGCTGAACTCCTTCGCCGGGATGGCGACCATGGACGAGATCGAGCGCGGCACCCTCGACCGGTTCCTCGTCACGCCGGTGCGGCGCGGCGCGATCGCGAACGCCGGCGTCGTGGAGCAGGCCCTCAGCACGGCGTTCCAGTCGATCGTGATCATCGCGCTGGGCCGGGCGGCGGGCGCGCACTACCCGGGCGGCCCCGCGGGCCCGGCGGTGCTGGTCGCCGCGGCGGTGCTGATCGGCGTCGTCCTCGCGGCGCTGTCCAACACGCTCGCGCTGCTCGTGCGCGCGACCGCAACACGATCATCGGCCTGAACGTGATGCTGCTGCTGCCGCTGACGTTCCTGTCGTCGGCGTTCATGGCCAAGGGCCTGATGCCGTCCTGGATGCGGCACGTGGCAGCCGGCAATCCGGTGAGCTGGGCCCTGGACGCGTCGCGCGGCGCGCTCGCCGATGATCCCGACTGGGGGACGGTCGCGACGCACGGGGGATGGCTCCTCGTGCTGACCGCGGCCGCGGTCGGGCTCGCGGTCCACTCGCTCCGGAGCTATCAGAATTCGCAGTGACCGGGGAGAGAGGCCCGAGGGGGTTCCGGTGGCCGGACGCACCGGAACCCCCTGCCCGGCCTAGCGGGTGTCGAGGAAGCGGTCCAGCACGCGGGTCCCGAAGGCGAGGCCGTCCAGCGGGACCCGCTCGTCCACGCCGTGGAACATCCCGAAGTAGTCGAGATCGGGGCCGAGCAGCAGCGGCGCGAAGCCGAAACTCGTGATGCCGATCCGGTGGAACGACTTCGCGTCGGTCCCGCCTGCCATCACGTACGGGACGGGACGCGCTAGCGGGTCCTCGGCCCGCAGTGCGCCCGCCAGCGCGGCGAACGTCGGGCCTGCCGGGTCGGCGGCGGGGGCCTCCTCGAAGTTGATGAACTCGCGGGTCACCTTCGGGCCGAGCAGCCGGTCGATCGTGGCGAGGAACTCCTCGCCCGTGCCGGGCAGATAGCGGCCGTCGACCTGCGCGGTCGCCGTGCCCGGCACGACGTTGACCTTGTAGCCGGCGTCGAGCCGGGTCGGGTTCGCCGAGTTGCGGATCGTCCCGGCGAACAGGTGCCCGGCGCGGCCGAGCCGGGCGGCCTCCGCGTCGAGGCGGTCGTGGTCGATGGACGTGCCGAGGGCGTCCGCGAGCCCGTCCAGCAGCGCCCGCACGCCCGGCGTCAGCCGGACCGGCCACGCGTGGGCGGCCAGCCGGGAGACCGCGTGCGCGATCTCGGCGACCGCGTTGTCGGGCGCCGGCTTGGACCCGTGCCCCGCGGTCCCGCGCGCCGTCAGCCGCATCCATGTCGTGCCGCGCTCGCCGGTCGCGATCGGGTAGATCCGCGCCCCGCCGGCCTCCACGCTGAACCCGCCGGACTCGCTGATCGCCTCCGTGCAGCCCTCGAAGAACCCGCGGTGCGCGCGCGCCACGTACCGGGAGCCGTAGTCGCCGGTGCACTCCTCGTCGGCCAGGAACGCCAGCACCAGGTCGCCTCGGGTGCGCCGTCCCTCGCGCAGCCGCGCCCGCACGGTCGCGAGCGTCATCGCGAGGCTGCCCTTCATGTCGACGGCGCCGCGCCCCCACACGCACCCGTCCCGCACCTCGCCGGAGAACGGCGGGACCGTCCAGTCCGCCGGGTCCGCGGGCACCACGTCCAGGTGCCCGTGGACCAGGAACGCCGGATGGGACGGGTCGGTGCCGGGGACGCGGGCGAGCACGCTCGCGCGGCCCGGCGCCGCCTCCACGACCGTCGCCTCGACGCCCACCTCGTCGAGCAGGCCGGCGACGTGCTCGGCGGCCGGACGCTCCGGCTCGGCCACCCCCTCGCCCCGGTTCACCGTGGCGAACCTGATGAGGTCGGCGCAGATCGCCGCCGCCTCCGCGCCGGCCCGTCCGCCGTCCGGCCCGTCCGCCGTCTCGTCCGGCGTTCCGCCGACCGTCTCCTGATCGAAGCGCACCACAGCCCCCTTGCTCCCCTTCCGCAACGAGGCTTCATTTTGCTCCCTCGCTGACCAGTGTCAACGAATGATCAAATACGTCTCGATCCGGTTTCGACTCCGTCAGCGCCGTACCCAACCTGCCACGCTGAGTACGACGCTGCGAGCGTTCCAGGGACGGCGGGCGGCCAAGCGCCCGTGCGCCGAACGACAGGGCCGAGGAGGAGCATGACCAGCCTGAGGGATGCCGGAAGGGGTCTCCGCTTGAACGCCGCGGGTCTCGCGGCGGTGGCGCTGGCCGCGTCGCTCGGCCTTTCGGCCTGCGGCGGGGACGACGCCAAGGCGAGCGACGGCACGTTCACCGTGGGCCACTCCGAGCCGGACCACCTGCTGCCCGCCAACACGACCGGCAGCTACGCCTTCGACGTGATCACCGAGCTGTTCGACAACCTGATGGACCTGACCAAGGACGGCAAGGCCGTCCCGCTGGCGGCCGAGTCGGTCACCTCCGACGACCAGAAGGTCTGGACGATCAAGGTCAGGGCCGGCCAGAAGTTCCACAACGGGGAGCCGGTGACGGCGCAGAGCTTCGCCGACGCGTGGAACAACGCCGCCTACGGGCCGAACGCGATGGGCGCCAACTCCTACTTCTCGTACATCAAGGGGTACGAGGACATGAATCCCGAGGACGAGAAGGCCGAACCGAAGGCCGACAAGCTCTCCGGGATCGAGGTCGTCGACCAGAACACACTCAAGGTCACGCTGAACGACCCGTTCAGCCAGTTCCCGCTGCTGCTGACCTACCCGGCGTACGCGCCGATGCCGAAGGCCGGGCTCAAGGACCCCAAGGCGTTCGACGACCACCCGATCGGCAACGGCCCGTACATGATGGACGGGAACTGGGAGCGCAACAAGCAGATCAAGCTCGTCGCGTTCCCCGGCTACACCGGGACGCGCAAGCCGAAGAACAAGGGCGTGACCTGGAAGAGCTACTCCAGCGCGGACACCTCCTACACCGACCTGCGGGCAGGCCGGATCGACGTCCTGCAGACCATCCCGTCCGCCAAGGTCCCCGAGGCCAAGCGGCTCCTCGGCGACCGGTTCCTGGCCCGCAAGATGAGCACGACCGACTACCTCGGCCTCCCGGTGTTCGACAAGCGGTTCGCCAACCCCGACCTGCGCAAGGCCATCTCCATGGCCATCGACCGCCAGGGCATCAACAAGGCGGTCTTCAACGGCGACTACTTCCCCGCCGACTCGCTGATCCCGTCGATCATTCCCGGCCACCGCGCCAACGCCTGCGGCGAGTTGTGCACCTACGACCCCGCCAAGGCCAGGCAGCTGTTCGACAAGGCCGGCGGGTTCTCCGGGACCCTGGAGCTGTACTTCTCCAACGCGCAGCCGACCTACGCCCAGTGGATGCGGATCGTCGCCAACTCCCTGCGCGACAACCTCGGCATCAAGGACATCCAGTTCCGGCAGGTCCCCGCCTCCGACTACTTCTCCCTGCTGGGCGACCGCAAGGAGAAGGGCCCGTACCGGCAGAACTGGGAGGCCGACTACCCGAGCCCGCAGAACTACCTGGAGAACATGTGGGGCTCGGCGGGCAACCGCATGGGCTGGGAGAGCAAGGAGTTCGACGACCTCATCGCCAAGGCCAACAAGACGTCGGACCAGCAGCAGGCCAACGCGCTCTACAACCAGGCCGAGGACGTCGCCGTCCGTGAGATGCCGATGATCCCGCTGTGGACGTGGGCGGGCGAGGGCGGGCGGTCGAAGCGGGTGGACAACGTCACGATCACCCCGTTCTCGACGGGCCTGATCGCCACCGAAGTGACGGTGAAGTAGCCGGCGATGTGGCGCTACGTCCTCCGGCGGCTCCTGCAGGCGATCCCCGTCTTCATCGGCACCACGCTGCTCATCTACGCGATGGTGTTCGCTCTGCCGGGCGATCCGATCCAGGCGCTCGCCGGGGACAAGCCGGTCCCCGACAACGTCCTGGAGACGCTCCGGGACCGGTACAACCTGAACGACCCTCTGCTGGTGCAGTACGCGAAGTACATGTGGGGCCTCCTCCAGGGCGACCTCGGCGAGAACTACACCGGCCAGAGCGTGTCGGAGATGCTCAGCGGGCGCTGGGTGGTGACGGCGCAGCTCGCCGTCACCGCCTGGGTCTTCGAGCTGGTCATCGGGATCCTGCTCGGCATCTGGGCGGGGCTGCGCCGCGGGAGGTTCGCCGACACCCTCGTCCTCAGCGGGACCACGCTGGTGATCGCGGTGCCGGTGTTCGTGCTCGGCTACACCGCGCAGCTCCTGTTCGGGCTGCACTGGCAGATCTTCCCCACGGCCGGGACGGACGACGGCTGGCCGATGTCCTACCTGCTCCCCGGGATGGTGCTCGGCTCCCTCGGCCTGTCGTACGTCGCGCGGCTGACCCGGACGAGCCTGTCGGAGAACCTGCGGGCCGACTACGTGCGGACGGCGAACGCCAAGGGGCTGTCGCGGACGCGGGTGGTCGGCCGGCACGCCCTGCGCAACTCGCTGATCCCGGTGGTGACCTATCTCGGCGTCGACTTCGGGAACATGATGGCCGGCGCGATCGTGACGGAGGGCATCTTCAACCTGCCGGGCATCGGGGAGCAGGTGTTCCAGTCGATCCAGCTGAAGGAGGGCCCGGTCGTGGTGGGCGCGGTCACCCTGCTGGTGCTGATCTTCCTGCTGGTCAACCTGGTCGTGGACCTGCTGTACGGGGTGCTCGACCCGCGGATCAGGTACGAGTGAGGAGCGCATGACCATCAAGCAGCCGGACGCGGGGCCGCCGGGCACTGAGCCGGAGCCGGCGCCCGGCCCCGGGGCCTCGGGGACGAGCGCCGCCGCGGTCGCCGTCGCCGGCGGGTCGATCGGCCGGGCCTCGCTGTGGGACGACGCGTGGCACGAACTGCGGCGCCGCTGGGTCTTCTGGGGGTCGGTGGCGGTCCTCGCGCTCGTGACGGTCATGGCCGTGGTGCCGCGGCTGTTCACCGCCAAGGGCGTCAACGAGGGCTGCGACCCCAACGACGCCAAGCTCGGGCCGTCCGGCGACCACTGGTTCGGCACCGACCTCGCGGGCTGCGACTACTACGCGCACGTCGTGCACGGCGCCCGCCCGACGCTGCTGATCGGCGTCTCCGTCACCGTGTTCGCGCTGCTGATCGCGTTGCTGTTCGGGCTGCTCGCCGGATACTACGGCGGGATCGTCGACGCGCTGATCGCGCGGCTGACCGACGTCTTCTTCGGGCTGCCGTTCGTGCTCGGCGCCACCGTGATCCTGGTCGCGTTCCCCTCGCACGGCGTGTGGGCGATGACGCTGGTGCTGGTCCTGCTCGGCTGGACGACGATGATCCGCATCATGCGGGGGCAGGTCATCTCCGTCCGGGACGCCGACTACGTGCAGGCGGCGCGGCTGCTCGGCGCGTCCGACCGGCGGATCATGATCCGGCACATCCTGCCGAACGCGATCGC is a genomic window of Actinomadura citrea containing:
- a CDS encoding ABC transporter permease, encoding MTIKQPDAGPPGTEPEPAPGPGASGTSAAAVAVAGGSIGRASLWDDAWHELRRRWVFWGSVAVLALVTVMAVVPRLFTAKGVNEGCDPNDAKLGPSGDHWFGTDLAGCDYYAHVVHGARPTLLIGVSVTVFALLIALLFGLLAGYYGGIVDALIARLTDVFFGLPFVLGATVILVAFPSHGVWAMTLVLVLLGWTTMIRIMRGQVISVRDADYVQAARLLGASDRRIMIRHILPNAIAPVIVVATLNVGHVIVGEATLDFLGVGLQYPEISWGLQLNQAKDSFVDHPHLLIFPAVFLSATVLSFLMLGDAVRDALDPKLR